Proteins encoded within one genomic window of Nilaparvata lugens isolate BPH chromosome 11, ASM1435652v1, whole genome shotgun sequence:
- the LOC111048526 gene encoding uncharacterized protein LOC111048526 translates to MNRYFIICVLLLNTLIHYEAIQSAIFDDSWQSDDDKLAALSELPLERLILLKQRLKHAHKNNNSSNRGYHSMNYPFPTRDSDDELTSRKPPMQRTYEDYSDHHHHHHDPPSWKDTKTAKKNVQTIFQTTVTILAFLAFGGYLICLILTTIRGNAQAAAMVVQQSQSSTTTTTTRTKRASGFLVGEGVPLDKAVFALNLIAEGYTKYHRL, encoded by the exons ATGAATCGTTACTTCATAATATGTGTTCTACTCCTCAACACTCTGATTCACTACGAAGCTATTCAATCAGCAATCTTTGATGACAGCTGGCAATCGGATGATGACAAATTGGCGGCACTCAGTGAATTGCCTCTTGAAAGGCTTATCCTTTTGAAACAACGCTTGAAACATGCACACAAAAATAATA ATAGCAGCAATAGAGGCTACCACAGCATGAACTACCCTTTTCCAACTCGAGACAGTGATGACGAGCTCACCAGTAGGAAACCGCCAATGCAACGAACCTATGAGGACTACAGCGatcaccaccaccaccatcacGATCCGCCATCTTGGAAAGACACAAAAACCGCCAAGAAAAACGTGCAGACTATTTTCCAGACAACGGTGACGATTCTGGCATTTCTAGCTTTCGGCGGTTACTTGATTTGTCTGATTTTAACCACAATCAGAGGTAATGCTCAAGCGGCCGCTATGGTTGTACAGCAGAGTcagtcgtcgaccacgacaacAACCACTAGGACCAAAAGGGCGTCTGGGTTTTTGGTGGGTGAGGGAGTACCGCTGGATAAAGCCGTCTTTGCTTTGAACCTTATAGCCGAGGGGTACACGAAATACCATCGGTTATGA
- the LOC111048524 gene encoding uncharacterized protein LOC111048524 — protein sequence MADSFSSPTADPLSMLEHGMHLAGKGIGLLRSQGLFAQMIGSLTSAVKRTKQPVDRIDLTGPVSGILDRLLSMLRLDSNSKLQAVALNAVVFIAQMIDNSLAMNAEKLLGKDKTRTQSDDSEQRTPDGSPLNWVLQDMPQHVKEDLILSRQETLPEEIMSKLEENPAVGNCIKHLVCRLSPVIWGMQKATNNLFLNKEWIFDNIEETSDQIIRSNQNPKKTPLQLMFSELPTIEQYTEHMKYCQKTLPPCVSRK from the exons ATGGCCGATTCGTTCTCGTCGCCAACAGCCGATCCGTTGTCAATGCTAGAGCACGGCATGCACCTGGCGGGGAAAGGCATCGGCCTTCTCAGGTCGCAAGGCCTGTTCGCGCAGATGATCGGCTCGCTGACTTCGGCCGTGAAGCGGACAAAGCAGCCAGTTGACCGCATCGACTTGACGGGCCCCGTGTCGGGCATTCTGGACCGGCTGCTGAGCATGCTGCGGCTTGATTCCAACAGCAAACTGCAGGCTGTCGCACTCAACGCGGTCGTCTTTATTGCTCAGATG ATCGACAACAGCTTGGCGATGAATGCTGAAAAATTATTGGGAAAAGACAAAACGAGAACTCAAAGTGATGACAGCGAGCAGCGAACTCCCGATGGATCTCCTCTCAATTGGGTCCTCCAGGATATGCCCCAACAT GTGAAAGAAGATCTAATATTATCACGGCAAGAAACATTACCCGAGGAAATAATGTCGAAATTAGAAGAGAATCCAGCAGTTGGAAATTGTATCAAACATTTGGTATGCAG GCTGTCGCCGGTTATTTGGGGAATGCAGAAAGCTACAAACAATCTGTTTCTCAACAAGGaatggatttttgacaacatagAAGAAACCTCAGACCAAATTATTCGATCTAATCAGAATCCAAAGAAAACACCTCTACAGTTGATGTTTTCTGAGCTGCCGACTATAGAACAGTACACTGAGCACATGAAATACTGCCAAAAAACTCTGCCACCTTGTGTTTCAAGAAAATAG